Genomic DNA from Wolbachia endosymbiont of Aedes albopictus:
CCAGTTCATATTATATATGAAAAAATTAAATTAACATTAATGAAAAGCGTTTACAACTTCAGCACTCGCTAAAATTACAGTAAAACTGTCAAAAGCAGCGGGGTCATAATACCTCTCATACAGTTCAACTGAACACCGTAATCTGATCTTTTCCTTAGTGTTAAAATTAATTTCATAATCATGATTAGAGTTTGATATAGCAGAATTACGTAATAATTCATCAGCTAATACCGAGTCTAAAATTCCATTAATTTTTATTGTAATGTGTCTGCTTCCAGCACAATCGAGCACTTTTCTCCAGCCAAAAGAAGAAATATCTTTCATCTCTTCTCTGTTATTACGCAAAGTAAACCTTAGGTTTCGTATATTATTTAACACAATAAAATTATTGTCATGATCTTTAATTTTTAGCTGTAATTTGCTCATTATCGCCTCCTTTCATTAAAATATCAAAATTAATTGTTGAATGTAAAATTTCATCATGCTGACTCA
This window encodes:
- a CDS encoding phage tail tube protein, coding for MSKLQLKIKDHDNNFIVLNNIRNLRFTLRNNREEMKDISSFGWRKVLDCAGSRHITIKINGILDSVLADELLRNSAISNSNHDYEINFNTKEKIRLRCSVELYERYYDPAAFDSFTVILASAEVVNAFH